In the Corythoichthys intestinalis isolate RoL2023-P3 chromosome 18, ASM3026506v1, whole genome shotgun sequence genome, aaaatgtttacaCGATGACTAGCAACCTCGTGGGATAAGTCCCATACTGCTTCATTAAGTCTAAAGCCATATGTACACAGAGTCTTCTGCATTCACCACGACACTATTCGGCAACAGAAGCAGTCTGTAAAGACCTGGCGTTGAAGGATCGGCGCCAAGATCGGAGGTGGACTTGTGCACGAGTGGCCGTGGCCCAAACACGCCCCAGCGCTCCAGCATGCCTCCTCCTCCGTCACCTCCTACCAAGTCCACGCTGCTGTTGGAGGAACTCACGCTGACGTCTGAGCTGGTGCTACTGAACCAGCtcctaaacaaaaaaaagtcaacaacaAATGTGGGCAGGGGGCGGCTAAATATTAGCTCTGATAGTTAAGGTCTGGGTGTACCTGCGCTGATGTTTAGGTGAGGTGTGCGGTGTGGTGGATGGCGTGGACTGGGCTGATGAGTTATGACGCTCCTCCCGAGCCTCCATGCTCTGGATCTGCATTTTCTACAAAACAAAGAAAGCGTGAATGCAAGTTTAAAAGGCAAAAAGGCAAGATTTTAGCTGTAATATTCAAACTAATCGGGATCCCAAATGGTGAACAAAGGTTGCAAACAGTAAAacaaagttgttttatttataatAACTAGGAGTAGgaaccattgacggtgctagatgtccaattcatttcaattaGAAGTCCAATTGATTTGGACTTCCAATCCAGTCcaaataaattggatgtctagcgctgtcaatggcagccaatacgtTAACACGGACactattacagtggaaaatttcTAAATTGAAtggaaaatacagtggtacagtgtatcacaaaagtgagtatccgcatttctgcagatatttaagtatatcttttcatgggacaacactgacaaaatgacactttgacacaatgaaaagtagtctgagtGCAGCTTACATAacattttccccctcaaaataactcaaaatatagccattactaTCTAaactggcaaaaaaagtgattacaccccttagaaactacgtacatccctaaacgtccaaattgagtactgcttgtcattttccctccaaaatgtcatgtgactcgttacaggagtgctgccagcattgctgcagagattgaagaggtgggggggtcagcctgttagtgctcagaccatacgccgcactctacatcaaattggtgtgcatggctgtcaccccaggaggaagcctcttctgacgactgtacacaagaatgtcagcaaacagtttgctgaagacatgtcaacaaagcacatggattactggaaccatgtcctatggtctgataagacgggcgggcttgtgtactcgcttttgttgccaggagtttagatattaatggctatattttgaggggaaaataaattaactattatataagctgcacacatactacttttcattgtcaaagtgtcattttgtcagtgttgtcccatgaaaagatatacttaaatatctgcagaaatgcgaggggtgtactcacgtttGTGACACACTGTACCTCtatttacgaacgtctctatgtacagaattttcaggttaagacatgtCTCAACGGaagaatattgcctcttgttaagaaagaaattttaggatacgaaaggcaaaaatacagtatggtacTCACAGCTCCCTGAGGTTACTGAAtgcaacatacttatagctgctctgccattgggtattgcctagcattcctggcttcCAAATGGTAAAGAGGgatctctactgtatgtgtgtatcccagcaccCTCTTCATTCGCTCCTTGTTTTCCAACAGCTTTACATGCGTGtagtaacttttattctttattcttgtttttatttacattatgcacaactcagattttatgtttattgtgcagtaATCTAATcgtaacatttttttgttcaatgttttgatgcatttttatgcattataaaaggttAATGTCTGAGTTTTGGAAAGCTTGGAACAGATTTCGGCATTTACAAGGAAAACGCTTCTCTatgtacagaattttcaagttaagaaactacttccagaaccaatcaatttcataagtagaggtaccactgtatattgattcttggcagCAGCACACTAGTAACTTATTGGGATTTAAATTCTAACAATATACCACAATAGGGATATATTttcacacccctaataataatacagaAAAATTCACAGAATTACCTGGAAGGATTCTGGCATACGGTGGTGGTGTCTTGTCTCATCTGCAGTGAGACCTTTGTGGGGTGTGTAGCTGGTGTCGGTCAGCCCCGCCTTCTGCTCAAATTTGTACATGCTGTCATGAGTCTGCTCTATGAGAAAAACCCACCCGCCCGCAAATATGGTAAGAAAGGCCTTCAAATGTTAACTACTATCATATAGTTAAAGGTTGGCTTTAGTTTCCCTACTGGTGATGAGAGAGTTGAGGATGAGGGAGGAAGCTTTGGTCTTCACCACACTCGTGGGCCTTGATGGTGCGCTATCGTACATGTTAGAATGACGCAAAGCAACACCTTCGTCTTCCTGGTGGCGAAACACATAGACCAAAACTAAAACTCattcatattatttatttttatattatttgttttcttaatgtttttgcaagAAACACGGATGGTTGTGGATTTGTGTCTCACCTCAGCCAGTTGATTAAACTTCCTCTCGGGCACAACAGGGCGCCTCCAAAGATTGGTGATGTTCATGTCGTGCGGGGGGGTGGACATAGGCGCCTCCAGGTTGTCATCGTAACTGAGCGCCCGGCGAGTCATGCCGATGGGGAGCTTCATCCCGCCCATTCCAGAACCTTCAATAGCTGCCAATGCAAACaccattttattgtatttttcttcattAACGAGCACAATATTAGTCCAAATATTCTTTTCAGTTTACCTGGTAAGTCACCTGAACCAGACATGGCTTCTGTACTGTTTGGAGTAAATATTGAGCAGAACCTGTGGAAACAGGGACGTAAATATTTTCCCACTTTTCACATGAcacaatcagaggtgggtagtaacgcgttaaatttactctgttacatttacttgagtaatgtttTGAGAAAATTATACtttttagagtagttttactccaGCATACTTTGTActtaagtagatttgtgaagaagaaacaatactcttactccgctaatttgggctacactagagttgtTACAGTTTCCctatttattctacatattgacttcatTTTTGTCATTGATGCTGAAAGCGgccgtctcagtttcaccaatgagccaTTGCGACAATaaacacatgactccattataccaatttgaggtaaaaaaaaaaaaaaaaaatctccacaaGAGGGCACTCATCCTCTTTGGACAGGCAATTTGTCATAGTGTTTGTTACGAGTacccctggtggtcaggggccGCGGCGTAACATAAGACGGCAGGTGTGCAATGAGGAGGCAGTGACAAgtcaaaattgcaaataaaaagtttatttaacaaaaaagaaacaatggctacagagcacacaaacatttacccaACCCCCTGCACTATGCAGCAAACACCAAATAAAAGTTCCAAAAACCCCAACTAAACCTAGAACCTAAAACAACCCCCAAACTAAAACACTACAGTGACAGGCACCTATTGTGCCCCAAAATACATGGGTGGTGTTGCCGCTCTATCTAATGGACTAATACAGAGAGTTGGTACCTACGTGAGGTGGGAGACACGATGTATACCTGCAGGTGTATAGCTAAAGTCCCTACCTCTGTGCTCTGCGCCAAcctaaagaaaaagacaaaagagacCATTAATAAACAAGTGGCAGAAAGTAAACTTCACAAAAAGAATCAAAGGCAAAACATAACAGGCTTCAACAAACCAAGACAACCAAAATGAGAGCTGCCACCGCCTCTCTTGAACagagcaaacaattcaacttatatagtggcaggacgaacagatgattggatgattgaCTAATGAGGAAGTGGTTCCAGCTGTGGAGGCCTTCTGAGATCACAGGTGGAAACTACTGCAAATGAAATATACAGgtgaaaacaaacataaaccagtATAAAGTGAAAGGGAACACATACATACCTGAACAAAAGATAAATTACTCTCCATCTGTAACACTCCCCCCCTAAAATATCAACTTCCAGTTGATAAACAGGCCTATCCGGAATAGCCCATCCAGCCAATGCAAGCGAAATTTCAAAAGGGTAGCAAAGCTATGGCGAAGTAACTAAACTGGCTTCGAACCAAAATAAAAGATGCCACATCATAAATAAAAACCCTGCTACTGACCACGAGACAGGGCATCAGCAAATACGTTGTCAACACCCTTTCTGTGTTTAATGACGAGGTCATAGCCCTGGAGACACAAAGACCACCGCATCAACCGCCGATTGTGATTGTACATTTTATGTATATACACCAATGGGTTGTGATCTGTATATACAATCACGGGCGCAACACTGGAGCCCACATACACATCAAAAAATTGCAAAGCCAGAAGAAGAGCCAGGGTCTCCTGTTCAATAGTCGAATACTTCTGTTGACatcgattgaatttttttgagaagtAGGCAACCGGGTGGTCCAACCCTTCATCGTCTGGCT is a window encoding:
- the LOC130906366 gene encoding putative monooxygenase p33MONOX isoform X2; protein product: MSGSGDLPAIEGSGMGGMKLPIGMTRRALSYDDNLEAPMSTPPHDMNITNLWRRPVVPERKFNQLAEEDEGVALRHSNMYDSAPSRPTSVVKTKASSLILNSLITKQTHDSMYKFEQKAGLTDTSYTPHKGLTADETRHHHRMPESFQKMQIQSMEAREERHNSSAQSTPSTTPHTSPKHQRRSWFSSTSSDVSVSSSNSSVDLVGGDGGGGMLERWGVFGPRPLVHKSTSDLGADPSTPGFALQVYRGNKASAAEAAKSQTATRLADGPDAQKAAAPPKMEIPTVDGRRQGARPHKLKPRDMNILTPSGF